In uncultured Cohaesibacter sp., a genomic segment contains:
- a CDS encoding aminotransferase class IV, giving the protein MKAAILNGKLYQGDACDRLTISAADRGFLLGDGLFETLPVLNGHPLWWPEHRQRLNESAQLLDLPVNEEVLEDGISQLCTLSFQAEPSNAILRIALSRGAGGRGLLPPASPSPTLLATLTPLPQNLAFEDMKLASCGIRRNEYSITARIKSSNYLDNIQAAREAEAAGADDALLRNTYGSIASTSIGNIFALFGKCLITPPLADGVLAGVMRGQLLSLAPQWGFEVVEASLAPEDAKKADGLFMTNSLRFIRRVTALDGHAFPSATNDPIAQLQSALRAHIAKLTGAAL; this is encoded by the coding sequence ATGAAAGCGGCAATCCTCAATGGCAAGCTCTATCAGGGCGACGCCTGCGACAGACTGACCATATCGGCAGCCGATCGCGGCTTTCTGCTCGGTGACGGCCTGTTTGAAACCCTGCCCGTCCTCAATGGTCATCCCCTCTGGTGGCCAGAGCATCGCCAGCGCCTCAATGAAAGCGCCCAGTTGCTTGATTTGCCCGTCAACGAGGAGGTGCTTGAGGATGGCATCTCCCAGCTATGCACTCTTTCTTTTCAGGCAGAGCCGTCAAACGCGATATTGCGCATTGCCCTGTCGCGTGGCGCAGGTGGGCGCGGACTATTGCCTCCCGCGAGCCCCAGCCCGACCCTTTTGGCCACGCTCACTCCGCTGCCCCAAAACCTTGCCTTTGAAGATATGAAGCTTGCCAGCTGCGGCATCCGGCGCAATGAATATTCGATTACCGCCCGCATCAAGAGCAGCAATTATCTCGACAATATCCAGGCCGCCCGCGAGGCAGAAGCGGCGGGAGCGGATGACGCATTGCTGCGCAACACATACGGCTCCATCGCCTCGACCAGCATCGGCAACATCTTCGCCCTTTTCGGCAAATGCCTTATCACACCGCCACTTGCAGATGGGGTGCTTGCTGGCGTCATGCGCGGCCAGTTGCTCAGCCTTGCCCCGCAATGGGGCTTTGAGGTCGTCGAAGCATCGCTGGCACCTGAGGACGCAAAAAAGGCTGATGGCCTGTTCATGACCAACAGCCTTCGCTTCATCCGCCGGGTGACAGCGCTGGACGGGCATGCCTTCCCGTCAGCAACAAACGACCCGATTGCACAATTGCAATCAGCCCTCAGAGCCCATATAGCCAAGCTGACCGGCGCAGCCCTCTAG
- a CDS encoding CreA family protein, with translation MLTGAFLALSVGAGAAFAADGPELIFKKSTVWKLLTPDHKLATYAIDDPLVEGVACHYTVPEKGGVSGMLGVAEEVSDISLACRQVGPISFKEKFEQGEEMFEQRRSLFFKKMRIVRGCDKKRNVLVYLSYSDKLIEGSPKNSTSTVPIMPWGDQQAPRCEDWLK, from the coding sequence ATGTTAACCGGGGCCTTTCTGGCTCTGTCTGTCGGGGCTGGGGCGGCTTTTGCCGCCGATGGGCCGGAGCTGATTTTCAAGAAATCGACCGTCTGGAAACTTCTCACTCCGGATCACAAGCTGGCGACCTATGCCATTGATGATCCTCTGGTGGAGGGCGTTGCCTGCCATTATACGGTACCGGAAAAGGGAGGCGTTTCTGGCATGCTGGGTGTTGCCGAGGAAGTGTCCGACATTTCTCTGGCCTGCCGTCAGGTTGGCCCCATTAGCTTCAAGGAAAAATTCGAGCAGGGCGAAGAGATGTTCGAGCAGCGCCGTTCGCTTTTCTTCAAGAAAATGCGCATCGTGCGCGGCTGTGACAAGAAGCGCAACGTGCTGGTATATTTGAGCTATTCAGACAAGTTGATCGAAGGCAGCCCGAAGAATTCGACCTCGACCGTGCCCATCATGCCATGGGGCGACCAGCAGGCGCCGCGCTGCGAGGACTGGTTGAAATAA
- a CDS encoding SulP family inorganic anion transporter has protein sequence MSGRSFRAISPGQLKTDTLSGLTVALALVPEAVAFAFVAHVHPLVGLYAAFIVGLITALFGGRPGMISGATGALAVVMVSLVVTHGKEYLFATVVLMGIFQIFAGVMRWGKFIRMVPHPVMLGFVNGLAIVIGLAQLSQFKVKDASGTLTWMTGTPLYIMLGLVLVTMAIIWLAPKVTKAIPAPLLAIVTVSLIVIGFNLEIPRVGDMAQIAGGLPDFHIPMVPLNLETLRIIVPYAAILAAVGLIESLLTLNLVSEMTDTHGGASKECVAQGTANIVTGFFGGMGGCAMIGQSMINVKSGGRTRWSGISAALFLLAFILFASGLIEQIPLAALVGVMFMVVIGTFAWRSLQIMTRIPRHDAFVIVLVTAVTVYSDLAVAVIVGVIVSALVFAWQAAKRIDVSVGTEEHGWKVYELRGPLFFGSIASFNEQFDPKSDPEDVVIEFKGARVWDHSALQAIDSLASKYEEQGKKLHLRHLSPDCKNLLQKADKFIEVSVIDDPNYEVAVDYAEMFGKKTAPQT, from the coding sequence ATGAGCGGCCGATCATTTCGTGCCATCTCGCCAGGCCAGCTCAAGACAGACACGCTTTCCGGCTTGACCGTAGCCCTCGCTCTCGTCCCTGAAGCCGTCGCCTTTGCCTTTGTGGCCCATGTTCACCCGCTGGTCGGCCTTTATGCCGCCTTCATTGTTGGCCTGATCACGGCCCTTTTCGGCGGCCGTCCGGGCATGATCTCCGGTGCAACGGGCGCCCTTGCCGTTGTCATGGTCAGTCTTGTTGTGACCCATGGCAAGGAATATCTCTTCGCCACCGTGGTTCTGATGGGTATCTTCCAGATTTTTGCCGGCGTCATGCGCTGGGGCAAATTCATCCGCATGGTGCCCCATCCGGTGATGCTGGGCTTCGTCAATGGCCTCGCCATCGTTATCGGTCTGGCCCAGCTCAGCCAGTTCAAGGTCAAGGATGCCAGCGGCACCCTCACATGGATGACCGGTACGCCGCTCTATATCATGCTCGGCCTTGTTCTCGTCACCATGGCCATTATCTGGCTGGCACCGAAAGTCACGAAAGCCATCCCGGCGCCGCTTCTGGCCATCGTCACCGTGTCGCTGATCGTGATCGGTTTCAATCTGGAAATCCCGCGCGTTGGCGACATGGCACAGATCGCCGGGGGGCTGCCGGACTTTCACATACCGATGGTTCCGCTCAACCTTGAAACCCTCAGGATCATCGTCCCTTACGCCGCCATTCTGGCAGCGGTCGGCCTCATCGAAAGCCTGCTGACGCTCAATCTCGTTTCCGAAATGACCGACACCCATGGCGGCGCTTCCAAGGAATGTGTCGCACAGGGCACCGCCAATATCGTCACCGGCTTTTTCGGCGGCATGGGTGGCTGCGCCATGATCGGCCAGTCCATGATCAATGTGAAATCAGGAGGCCGCACACGCTGGTCCGGCATTTCCGCCGCCCTGTTCCTGCTCGCTTTCATCCTGTTTGCCTCTGGCCTCATCGAGCAGATCCCGCTTGCCGCACTGGTCGGTGTCATGTTCATGGTCGTCATCGGCACCTTCGCTTGGCGCAGCCTTCAGATCATGACCAGAATTCCCCGTCATGACGCCTTCGTCATTGTGCTGGTCACCGCTGTTACCGTCTATTCCGACCTTGCCGTCGCCGTCATCGTCGGCGTCATTGTTTCAGCCCTCGTCTTTGCCTGGCAGGCGGCCAAGCGCATCGATGTCAGCGTTGGCACCGAGGAACATGGCTGGAAAGTCTATGAACTGCGCGGCCCGCTCTTCTTTGGCTCCATCGCCAGCTTCAATGAGCAGTTCGATCCCAAATCCGACCCCGAAGATGTTGTCATCGAGTTCAAGGGTGCCCGCGTATGGGATCACTCAGCGCTGCAAGCCATTGATTCTCTGGCCAGCAAATATGAGGAACAGGGCAAGAAGCTGCATCTGCGGCACCTTTCTCCCGATTGCAAGAACCTGCTGCAAAAGGCCGACAAATTCATCGAAGTTTCGGTCATCGACGATCCCAATTATGAGGTTGCCGTCGATTATGCCGAAATGTTCGGCAAGAAGACGGCCCCTCAGACCTAG
- a CDS encoding flavin reductase family protein, which translates to MIEATEFRKALGQFATGIAIVTTMDENGVPMGLTVNSFNSVSLDPPLVLWSLDKRSVQLDAFRKSGFYGVSILSAEQELASNLFAAMAEDRFEQIAWSIAQTGAPLIEGALAHIDCTTEQIIEGGDHIILLGRVVDIAVRDGAPLLYYGGSYRALA; encoded by the coding sequence ATGATTGAAGCAACTGAGTTTCGTAAGGCGCTCGGCCAGTTTGCCACCGGCATCGCCATTGTTACGACCATGGACGAGAACGGGGTTCCGATGGGGCTTACCGTGAACAGCTTCAATTCGGTGTCGCTGGATCCGCCGCTTGTGCTCTGGTCGCTGGACAAGCGGTCCGTGCAGCTTGATGCTTTCAGAAAAAGCGGCTTTTATGGGGTCAGCATTCTGAGCGCGGAACAGGAGCTTGCCTCCAATCTTTTCGCTGCCATGGCGGAAGATCGCTTCGAGCAGATCGCATGGAGCATCGCGCAAACCGGAGCGCCGCTGATTGAGGGCGCACTGGCCCATATTGATTGCACCACCGAGCAGATTATCGAGGGCGGCGACCATATCATTCTGCTCGGGCGGGTGGTTGATATCGCTGTGCGGGACGGCGCGCCGCTGCTCTATTATGGTGGTTCCTATCGCGCGCTGGCCTGA